The nucleotide sequence CGAACATTTTTTTCGGTTCGATCCCCTTTTTACGAGCGAGCATGTTCCGGATACGACTCGCAAGAATTTCATCGTAGGCCATGAATACCTCCAAAAGATACGACGCATCCGGTGATCGAGTGACTCGAGCCTCCCTGTTTGAGCAGGGCAGGGGGGGAAGCTATTTATGGTCTGAGTCGTGAGCGGGAATGGGATATTGAGTTCACGTATCGTACAGTTCGCGGCAGCGGGCGTCTTTCGAATCTCCTTCCCTGATTTGTGCCTTGACTTTGGAGTATACTCGAGAGTGTAAGATCTCGGCGTCAATTGAGGTCCGCCCGGGGGTCCACGAAGGGGCTGTCGATGAAAGCGATGAAAATTGGCGAGATCGCCAGACTCTCGGATACAGGGATCGACACGATTCGGTTCTATGAACGGCAAGGTCTGCTGCAGGAACCCGAACGTCGTCCGTCCGGCTACCGACTTTACTATGAGAGAACTGTAGAGCGGTTGAAGTACATCAGGCGCGCGAAGGAGCTGGGGTTCACGCTGGCCCAGATACGCGAGTTGCTCGACCTGTCGTTCGTCAACCCTTCCTGCTGCGAGCAAATACGCCAGCGGGCCGAAGCGAAAGTTTGCGACATCGAGGAGAAGATCCAGTCACTTCAGCAGATGAAACGTTCACTCAGCAAGATTGTGAAACGCTGCCGTAGTAATAGACACTCCCACGATTGCCCACTCGTTCATAAGTCAGTCGAATGAGCTCAGTCACCGACAGTAGACCTCCAGCAGGGGCTTTTCATGAAGCGATTGTGGACCGCATTTATCCTTGTCATGGTTCTCTCCTTTCTCGTGCTCGGCTGGATCGGGACTCGCATTTACCAAGAGATGCCCCCGATTCCGTCCAAAGTCACCACGACAGAGGGCCGGCTGCTGATCGACGAAGGTGAAATTCAGGCGGGGCAGGGTGTCTGGCAGTCACTGGGCGGGATGGAAGTCGGTTCGGTCTGGGGGCACGGAAGTTATGTGGCACCCGACTGGACTGCGGATTGGCTCCATCGCGAGGCGGTATTCATTCTTGACCGCTGGGCCACTGCGGACTTTGGAGCCCCGTTTGCCGACCTCGACAGTGAAAAACAGGCTCAACTTCAAGGACGGCTCGCGAAGATCATTCGGACGAACACCTACGATCCGTCGACCCAGACCATCCTCATTGATCCTGTTCGAGCGGAGGCGTTTGAATCGAATCTTGCGCATTACTCGGAGGTGTTTATCAATGGTCGAGCCGACTACGCCATCCCCGCGGGAGCGGTGAGCAGCCCGGATCGCCTGCGGAAACTCGCGGCATTTTTCTTCTGGACATCGTGGGGAGCCAGTACGAATCGTCCGGATCAGGACGTGACGTTCACAAACAACTGGCCCTATGAACCACTGGTCGGCAATCGTCCAACCGGCGATACCGTTGTCTGGACTGGCGTGAGCATCATCATGCTGCTGGCGGGGATTTCGGCCATGGTCTGGTGGCACGCGGCTAAAAAGCACGAAGAGGAAGTGACGCCATTGCCTGAAGCGGACCCCCTCGGTCAATGGGTCGCCACCCCCTCACAGCAGGCGACGGTCAAGTATTTCTGGGTCGTCTCGGCTCTGATTCTCGTGCAGATGCTGCTCGGGGTTGTCACGGCCCACTATGGGGTGGAGGGGGATGGTTTCTACGGGATTCCCCTGTCGGAGTGGTTGCCGTATAGCGTGACCCGAACGTGGCATATTCAGATGGGCTTATTCTGGATCGCCACAGCCTGGCTGGCGGCGGGATTATTCATCGGACCTCTGGTCAGCGAACACGAACCACCCGGACAGCGATTGGGCGTGAACATTCTGTTCGCAGCGCTACTACTTGTCGTGGTCGGGTCGCTCACGGGTGAACTGCTGAGCGTTCACAATAAACTCTCGGACACCGTGTCGTTCTACTTTGGACACCAGGGATATGAGTACGTCGATTTAGGGCGTGTCTGGCAAATCGCTCTGTTTGCAGGTCTACTGCTGTGGCTCGTCCTGATGATTCGAGTGCTGCTTCCGGCGTTGCGGCGAACAGGCGAGCAGAAACAACTGGTAACGTTGCTGGCGGTGGCCAGCGGCGCGATCGCCTTATTTTACGGCGCGGGGCTCACCTGGGGTCAGCATTCGCACCTGTCGATGGTCGAGTACTGGCGGTGGTGGGTTGTGCACCTCTGGGTGGAAGGTTTTTTTGAGGTCTTTGCCACGACCGTGATCGCCTTTTTCTTTATGCGTCTCGGCCTGGTTCGACCCGGCATCGCTGCTGCCTCAGCCTTATTGTCGGCAACGATTTTTCTTTCGGGGGGCATTATCGGAACTTGTCACCATCTGTACTTTTCTGGAACCCCAACGGTGGCGCTCGCCTGGGGATCCGTGTTTAGTGCCCTGGAGGTCGTACCGCTCACACTGCTGGGGTTTGATGCAATGGAAGACCTGCGTCGGTCACGGCTGACGAAATGGGTGGGACAGTACAAATGGCCGATCTACTTCTTCGTGGCGGTTGCCTTCTGGAACATGATCGGTGCAGGCTTGTTTGGATTCATGATCAACCCGCCCATTGCTCTTTACTATATGCAAGGACTGAATACCACGCCGCTGCATGGACATGCCGCTCTGTTCGGTGTCTATGGGATGCTTGGGATCGGACTGATGCTGGTCTGTCTGCGAGCGTTGATTCCCGGGCGCGAATGGAATGACGGGTGGCTTCGCTTCTCTTTCTGGTCGCTCAACATTGGGCTCGCAGCGATGTGTCTGCTGAGTCTGTTGCCCGTGGGACTGATGCAGACCTGGGCCTCTGTCGAACACGGGTACTGGTACTCACGTAGCGCCGAATTTATGCAAACCGAACTCATGCAGTGGCTCCGCTGGCTGCGTGTTCCCGGTGATACGGTCTTTTTCCTCGGTGCCCTGGCTCTTGTCTGGTTCGTCGCAGGATTGAAGACAGGCCATTCATTCCGGAAGGCGGAAACTCCATGACATCCTGTGACCTCGATACTTCCGTGCCGGACTGGATTATCGAACATCCCGAGACACTGACGGTCTTTCAGAAACTGGGCATCGATTCGTCCTGTGGCGGAAAGTCGCTCAGATACGCGTGTCAGCAGGAAGGGCTCGATGCCTCAGTCGTCCTGGCAAAGCTGCATCAATGTCTGAGCAGCGATCAATGAGCCCGATGTAGTTGCTTCGAATAAGGAGATCGATGATGGCGATACCTCATGCACAACCGGGCGAAGTCATTAACGTACAGCCTCTCGGGAAAGAGCTGGCGGCTTCTCAGACACGGACGTTATTCAAGTCAGACAACATTGAAATCATTCGTCTGGTCATGGCGGCGGGTAAAGTGCTGGCAGAGCACAAGGCTCCGCGAGACATCACCGTACAGTGCCTTGAAGGGGTGATCGCCTTCACCGCAATGGGAAAAGTTCAGCAGCTCTCGGCGGGGCAGATGCTTTGTGTCGCCGCCGGAGAACCCCATTCCGTGGAGTGTCTTGAACCCGCGTCGTTTCTTTTGACACTCTATGGTCCCAAGTGAAGGAGTCGACCAGTTGAGGTTCTCTCTGCTTCCGAAGCTGAGTTTTACTTCGTTGGAAGAGTGTACCTCTCGATAGGATCGGACTGGAGGCACCAACTTTCACTCCTCGGGTTCACCGACCTTGATACACTATGGTGCAGGGTCGCTCGTGGTGACACGGGTACTGTGTGACAAATGCCGTCCAAGCGTGTTCAGGGACTTAAGGCATGACAAGGCCCGTGCTGCAATCGATCCAGGTCGGGTTACCTCGGAAAATGGGGCTCGAGGGTGCCACTGATCCCATGGACCGACCGTGGACAAGCGGATTTCAAAAGTCCCCGGTTCCCGGTCCGGTTCGAGTTGGCAGCACGAACGTGGAGGGAGACGGTCAGGCGGATCTCGAACACCACGGGGGGCCCGACAAGGCTGTTCTGGCCTATTCCGCAGATCACTATGCGCAATGGCGGCAGGTCCTCCAGAAGCCGGATCTTCCCTTCGGCGCATTCGGAGAAAATTTCACGATCGCGGGATTGAATGAGACAACCGTTTGTGTGGGAGACATCTGGCAACTGGGTGACGTTCGACTTCAGGTTTCTCAACCCCGGCAGCCCTGTTGGAAACTGGCCCGACGCTGGCGGATCAAGACACTGGCGCTGCAGGTTCAAGAATCGGGCCGTACCGGCTGGTACTTTCGAGTTTTGACGGAAGGGATGATTACCCCTGGGTTGGGATTTCATCTCCAGGACCGGCCGTATCCGGACTGGACGATCGAACGGTCCAACCGAATCATGCACTTTGAAAAAGATGATCTGCGAGCAGCGGCTGAGCTTGCCGCGCTGGCTCCGCTGGCGACAAGCTGGAAATCCACGCTGATCAAGCGAGTCGAGAAAAACGCGAATCCCGATCCCAGCAAACGCTTGATCGGTCCGAACGAACATGGATGATCGTCGCGCTACGATCAACATCCAGTCAGGTGTCTATCGGTGTGTCTCGAGGAAGTCTCTCAACGCGATCGCGCTGTTGTGCTCCTGGTCATGAGACGAATACACCAGGGTGACCGCACCCTCCGCAGACTTCGCTCGCAGTGTCTCCAGCGGCGCCTGGTTGTGTCTCAGTTCCGCCCAGTAGCGTTGACGGAATTCGTCCCACTTCGCCGGGTCGTGCCCAAACCATTTGCGAAGTTCCGTGGTGGGAGCAATTTCCTTGAGCCACAGATCGATTGCCCCCTTCTCCTTGCTCACCCCCCTCGGCCAAAGTCGCTCAACGAGAATGCGTGTTCCATCTTGACTGGATGGTTCGTCGTAGACACGTTTGAGAAAGATCATCACTCGCATCCCGGTTATCAGTACAGTGCGGGGCACTTTCTCGGTTCCTGCTGTAGGAAAAAAGAGATACCGAGAAAGTACTTCCCCCGCAGTGCTGAGTCTATGCGAGACTGCAGTAGTCCCCCACGGGCCAGAATACGGAATTCGAGCCGTTCTGCCCACCACTTCGCTAAGCAGTGACAGGGAGGTTCAGTTCGACTTTGATCCAGCCCGCGTTACGCTTGTCAAATTCCTTGTAGGCTTGCAGGACGTTGGTCAGCGGTTCATGGCGTGCTGGAAGGACGGTAAGTGGATCGAGTCGTTGAGAACTGACCATTTCGACAAGTTTCGGCAGGTACTTACGGTGAGGACAGTTTCCCATCTGGATCGTGATGTTTTTGTTCATCGCGATGCCGATGTTGAAGAACTGCGCTGTCTGAGGATAGACCCCGACGATGGAGAGGGTTCCAGCCTTGGCGATCGATTTCACGGCCCAGTCCAGTACCTGGGACGGGGCATTACCGGGGATCCAGTTGTCGCCGTCTGGCCTCTGGCGCGGAGCGACTTCGGCGACTTGCTCCCGATGTCGGGTTCGTTCCGAGGAAGGGAGCCACGAGGCGATCAGTCCTTCTTCCGGAGCGACGGCATCGACGCCTACCGCGTCAATCACTCGCAGTGCTCCAATGCCGTTCGTTTGCGAGAGGATTGAATTGACGGGATCGGCCTCATTAAAATTGATGGGGATCGCACCGAGTTTTTCGGCCGCTGCAAGTCGGTCGGGCAGAGAATCGATCGCGAAGATCTTACCGGCCCGCATGAGCTTTGCGCTGGCAATGCTGAAGAGGC is from Schlesneria sp. DSM 10557 and encodes:
- a CDS encoding heavy metal-responsive transcriptional regulator yields the protein MKAMKIGEIARLSDTGIDTIRFYERQGLLQEPERRPSGYRLYYERTVERLKYIRRAKELGFTLAQIRELLDLSFVNPSCCEQIRQRAEAKVCDIEEKIQSLQQMKRSLSKIVKRCRSNRHSHDCPLVHKSVE
- a CDS encoding nitric-oxide reductase large subunit, producing MKRLWTAFILVMVLSFLVLGWIGTRIYQEMPPIPSKVTTTEGRLLIDEGEIQAGQGVWQSLGGMEVGSVWGHGSYVAPDWTADWLHREAVFILDRWATADFGAPFADLDSEKQAQLQGRLAKIIRTNTYDPSTQTILIDPVRAEAFESNLAHYSEVFINGRADYAIPAGAVSSPDRLRKLAAFFFWTSWGASTNRPDQDVTFTNNWPYEPLVGNRPTGDTVVWTGVSIIMLLAGISAMVWWHAAKKHEEEVTPLPEADPLGQWVATPSQQATVKYFWVVSALILVQMLLGVVTAHYGVEGDGFYGIPLSEWLPYSVTRTWHIQMGLFWIATAWLAAGLFIGPLVSEHEPPGQRLGVNILFAALLLVVVGSLTGELLSVHNKLSDTVSFYFGHQGYEYVDLGRVWQIALFAGLLLWLVLMIRVLLPALRRTGEQKQLVTLLAVASGAIALFYGAGLTWGQHSHLSMVEYWRWWVVHLWVEGFFEVFATTVIAFFFMRLGLVRPGIAAASALLSATIFLSGGIIGTCHHLYFSGTPTVALAWGSVFSALEVVPLTLLGFDAMEDLRRSRLTKWVGQYKWPIYFFVAVAFWNMIGAGLFGFMINPPIALYYMQGLNTTPLHGHAALFGVYGMLGIGLMLVCLRALIPGREWNDGWLRFSFWSLNIGLAAMCLLSLLPVGLMQTWASVEHGYWYSRSAEFMQTELMQWLRWLRVPGDTVFFLGALALVWFVAGLKTGHSFRKAETP
- a CDS encoding DUF542 domain-containing protein; protein product: MTSCDLDTSVPDWIIEHPETLTVFQKLGIDSSCGGKSLRYACQQEGLDASVVLAKLHQCLSSDQ
- a CDS encoding cupin domain-containing protein; the protein is MMAIPHAQPGEVINVQPLGKELAASQTRTLFKSDNIEIIRLVMAAGKVLAEHKAPRDITVQCLEGVIAFTAMGKVQQLSAGQMLCVAAGEPHSVECLEPASFLLTLYGPK
- a CDS encoding MOSC domain-containing protein, producing the protein MTRPVLQSIQVGLPRKMGLEGATDPMDRPWTSGFQKSPVPGPVRVGSTNVEGDGQADLEHHGGPDKAVLAYSADHYAQWRQVLQKPDLPFGAFGENFTIAGLNETTVCVGDIWQLGDVRLQVSQPRQPCWKLARRWRIKTLALQVQESGRTGWYFRVLTEGMITPGLGFHLQDRPYPDWTIERSNRIMHFEKDDLRAAAELAALAPLATSWKSTLIKRVEKNANPDPSKRLIGPNEHG
- a CDS encoding DUF488 domain-containing protein produces the protein MIFLKRVYDEPSSQDGTRILVERLWPRGVSKEKGAIDLWLKEIAPTTELRKWFGHDPAKWDEFRQRYWAELRHNQAPLETLRAKSAEGAVTLVYSSHDQEHNSAIALRDFLETHR
- a CDS encoding zinc-dependent alcohol dehydrogenase, encoding MQAVVFHGVGDVRLETVGEPKIKEPTDVIVRLVASAICGTDLHMIRGTMPGMVPGTILGHEGVGIVEEVGSDVVDMQVGDRVVIPSTIACGHCSYCETGYHSQCDNANPHGKQAGTAFFGGPATTGPFDGLQAEFARVPLADAGLVKLPENVSDDQAILISDIFPTGYFAADIAEIKPGDSVAVYGCGPVGLFSIASAKLMRAGKIFAIDSLPDRLAAAEKLGAIPINFNEADPVNSILSQTNGIGALRVIDAVGVDAVAPEEGLIASWLPSSERTRHREQVAEVAPRQRPDGDNWIPGNAPSQVLDWAVKSIAKAGTLSIVGVYPQTAQFFNIGIAMNKNITIQMGNCPHRKYLPKLVEMVSSQRLDPLTVLPARHEPLTNVLQAYKEFDKRNAGWIKVELNLPVTA